One genomic window of Capricornis sumatraensis isolate serow.1 chromosome 15, serow.2, whole genome shotgun sequence includes the following:
- the LOC138091635 gene encoding large ribosomal subunit protein eL38-like: protein MLDEAGKEDDAQVGVVLWSQGSGCGAVRALSAELSWPFTGFVPLALTAAPGGEDPQPLKTEEIKDFLLTARRKDTKSVKIKKNKDNVKFRVRCSRYLYTLVITDKEKVEKLKQSLPPGLAVKELK from the exons ATGCTGGATGAAGCAGGGAAGGAGGATGATGCTCAGGTCGGAGTTGTCCTGTGGTCGCAGGGGTCTGGGTGTGGAGCTGTGCGCGCTCTCTCAGCAGAGCTGAGCTGGCCCTTCACTGGGTTTGTGCCATTGGCACTTACAGCAGCCCCTGGAGGGGAGGATCCCCAG CCTCTCAAAACTGAGGAAATCAAGGACTTCCTGCTCACAGCCCGCCGCAAGGACACCAAGTCCGTCAAGATCAAGAAAAATAAGGATAATGTGAAGTTTAGAGTTCGATGCAGCAGATACCTTTACACCTTGGTCATCACAGACAAAGAGAAGGTCGAGAAGCTGAAGCAGTCCCTGCCCCCCGGTTTGGCCGTGAAGGAGCTGAAATGA